A genomic segment from Phragmites australis chromosome 6, lpPhrAust1.1, whole genome shotgun sequence encodes:
- the LOC133922583 gene encoding myb family transcription factor IPN2-like, protein MFPSKKATSTAAAVSSNDRPMCVQGDSGLVLTTDPKPRLRWTVELHERFVDAVTQLGGPDKATPKTIMRVMGVKGLTLYHLKSHLQKFRLGKQPHKEFNDHSVKDAAAMEMQRNGASSSGIMGRSMNDRNVHMNEAIRMQMEVQRRIHEQLEVQKHLQMRIEAQGKYMQSILEKAYQTLASSGDVAACPAGYKSLGNQAVLDVCSLKDIGPSMGFHSLQDLHMYGGGHLDLHQQMERPMESFFACSESSIGSLGKKWPSPYVTSGKSPMMWSDDEQGKSEQLQMAPPLMDGGVDAMDSIGDVYGDAKPMMSGDSTGSKGFDCKLESPSPRRPHMGGERMGSPSVIGAQMRNLSYG, encoded by the exons ATGTTCCCTTCCAAGAAGGCCACTAGCACCGCTGCCGCCGTGAGCTCAAATGATAGGCCGATGTGCGTGCAGGGCGACTCGGGCCTCGTCCTCACCACCGACCCCAAGCCGCGCCTCCGGTGGACCGTCGAGCTCCATGAGCGCTTCGTCGACGCCGTCACGCAGCTCGGCGGCCCGGACA aggcgactccGAAGACCATCATGAGGGTTATGGGAGTCAAGGGGCTTACTCTCTACCACCTCAAGAGCCACCTCCAG AAATTCAGGTTAGGGAAGCAGCCGCACAAGGAGTTCAACGATCACTCAGTTAAGGATG CTGCAGCAATGGAGATGCAACGAAACGGGGCCTCTTCTTCGGGCATAATGGGAAGAAGCATGAACGA CCGCAACGTGCACATGAATGAGGCTATCAGAATGCAAATGGAGGTCCAAAGAAGGATACATGAGCAACTAGAG GTCCAAAAGCACCTCCAGATGAGGATTGAAGCCCAGGGGAAGTACATGCAGTCCATCCTGGAGAAAGCGTACCAAACCCTCGCCTCCTCCGGCGACGTCGCGGCGTGCCCGGCGGGGTACAAATCCCTAGGCAACCAGGCGGTTCTCGACGTCTGCTCCCTCAAGGACATTGGCCCTTCCATGGGCTTCCATTCCCTGCAGGACCTGCACATGTATGGCGGCGGCCACCTGGACCTGCACCAGCAGATGGAGCGGCCAATGGAGAGCTTCTTCGCGTGCAGCGAGAGCAGCATTGGCTCGCTGGGGAAGAAGTGGCCCAGCCCTTACGTCACCTCTGGCAAGAGCCCGATGATGTGGAGCGACGACGAGCAGGGCAAGAGCGAACAGCTCCAGATGGCGCCACCGTTGATGGACGGCGGCGTCGACGCCATGGACTCGATCGGCGACGTGTACGGCGACGCGAAGCCTATGATGTCCGGCGACTCCACGGGGAGCAAGGGCTTCGACTGCAAGCTCGAGAGTCCGTCGCCGCGGCGGCCACACATGGGCGGCGAGAGGATGGGAAGCCCGTCGGTGATCGGAGCTCAGATGAGGAACCTGTCCTACGGGTAA